ACGGCATCATCGGTGTAAAAGTTTGGGTATACAAAGGCGATACATTAGGCCGCGGTGCTGATGCTGTAGCAGTAACAGCAGAGCCAGCAGCTGAAGAGAAAAAGCCACGTCGCGTACCAGCTAAAACAACCGCACGCAAACCAGCAGCCGACAGCAAGCCTTTAGTTGCTGCTAAGCCAGCAGTAAAGCGTGCACCGAAAGCCGCTGAAGCCCCAAGTGCTGAAGCGCAGAAGTCAGGAGAGTAAGCATGCTACAACCAAAGCGTCGTAAGTATCGCAAGGAACAAAAGGGACGTAACACTGGCGTGGCAACACGCGGTAGTTCAGTAGCCTTTGGTGACTTTGGATTGAAAGCTATTGGCCGTGGTCGTTTGACTGCACGTCAGATTGAATCTGCACGTCGCGCAATGACACGTCACATTAAGCGTGGTGGTCGTATCTGGATTCGCATTTTCCCAGACAAGCCAATTTCACAAAAGCCAGCTGAAGTACGTATGGGTAACGGTAAAGGTAATCCAGAGTACTACGTAGCAGAAATTCAACCAGGCAAGATTTTGTACGAGATGGATGGTGTGGATGAAGGTTTGGCGCGCGAGGCTTTCAAGCTTGCTGCTGCTAAGTTGCCATTGCAAACCACTTTCGTGATTCGCCACTTAGGTTGATCGGGATAGAGATTATGAAAAAGACAGAATTAGCATCCAAAGATCTGGTTGCCTTGAACGCAGAATTAACAGAGCTTTTGAAGACTAGCTTCAAACTCCGTATGCAAAAAGGTACTCAGCAACTCACAAATACCAGCCAATTGGGTAAAACTAAGCGTGAAATTGCTCGCGTGAAGACTTTTATTACTCAAAAAACTGCACAGAAATAAGGAAAAAGGGATATGACAGAATTATCTAAACCCTTGCGCCGCACCCTTGTGGGTCGTGTCGTTAGCGACAAAATGCAAAAAACTGTGACTGTGCTAGTTGAGCGCCAAGTAAAACATGCGCTTTATGGCAAATATGTTGGACAGTCAAAAAAATACCATGCTCATGACGAAGCTGGTCAATACAAGATGGGTGATACCGTTGAAATTGCTGAATCAAAGCCAATTTCACGCACTAAATCTTGGGTTGTGACCCGTTTAGTTCAAGAATCCAAAGGTATTTAAAGAAATATTAGGGATTTTGGCGAACTTTCTTGCCAAATCCCTGTTTTGCGTAGTATGATAGAAGGCTTCTCTGGTTTGATTGGGGGAAGCAGTGTTTTTTCATTAATTCCGGGTTTTAACTTTCGTTAAAGCCCATAGACGGAACCAAGACTGTTTGCCTTTGGCTAACAAGTTGGGGATTAAAAAATGATTCAGACCGAAAGTAGATTACAGGTCGCCGATAACACAGGCGCCAGTGAAGTTTTGTGCATCAAGGTATTGGGCGGCTCTAAGCGTCGTTACGCCAGTATCGGTGATGTCATCAAAGTGACTGTAAAGTCCGCTGCTCCACGTGGCCGTGTAAAAAAAGGTGATATTTATAACGCCGTAGTAGTGAGAACTGCTAAGGGTGTACGCCGTCCAGACGGCTCATTGATTAAGTTCGATGGAAACGCTGCGGTATTGCTCAACGCTAAGTTAGAGCCAATCGGCACACGTATCTTTGGACCAGTTACGCGCGAATTGCGTACTGAGAAGTTCATGAAGATCGTTTCTCTCGCCCCCGAAGTTATTTAAGAGGCTGATATGAAAAAGATTCGTAAAGGTGATTCAGTAGTTCTTTTGACTGGCCGCGATAAGGGCAAGCAAGGAACAGTTACAGCCGTTCTCG
The genomic region above belongs to Polynucleobacter sp. AP-Ainpum-60-G11 and contains:
- the rplN gene encoding 50S ribosomal protein L14, with the translated sequence MIQTESRLQVADNTGASEVLCIKVLGGSKRRYASIGDVIKVTVKSAAPRGRVKKGDIYNAVVVRTAKGVRRPDGSLIKFDGNAAVLLNAKLEPIGTRIFGPVTRELRTEKFMKIVSLAPEVI
- the rpmC gene encoding 50S ribosomal protein L29, with product MKKTELASKDLVALNAELTELLKTSFKLRMQKGTQQLTNTSQLGKTKREIARVKTFITQKTAQK
- the rpsQ gene encoding 30S ribosomal protein S17 encodes the protein MTELSKPLRRTLVGRVVSDKMQKTVTVLVERQVKHALYGKYVGQSKKYHAHDEAGQYKMGDTVEIAESKPISRTKSWVVTRLVQESKGI
- the rplP gene encoding 50S ribosomal protein L16; translated protein: MLQPKRRKYRKEQKGRNTGVATRGSSVAFGDFGLKAIGRGRLTARQIESARRAMTRHIKRGGRIWIRIFPDKPISQKPAEVRMGNGKGNPEYYVAEIQPGKILYEMDGVDEGLAREAFKLAAAKLPLQTTFVIRHLG